Proteins from one Sabethes cyaneus chromosome 2, idSabCyanKW18_F2, whole genome shotgun sequence genomic window:
- the LOC128736895 gene encoding peroxisomal membrane protein PMP34: MAQSKPLNDVFSYLSWVHAASGATGSVVAMSAFYPLDTVRSRLQLEAPERRKAQSTWAILKQLVAEEGFQTLYRGIGPVLQSLCISNFVYFYTFHSLKAIRGAANGGSQSALADLVLGSLAGVVNVFMTTPFWVVNTRLKMKGLNHRVKDNTMHYDNLLDGLIYIWRTEGVKGLWAGSVPSLLLVINPAIQFMVYESLKRRLVPDVKLASSASYFAMGAVAKAIATVLTYPLQLIQTKLRHGNTDKNMDVPPDTDMIQLLLIILKKQGAAGLFRGLEAKLLQTVLTAALMFMTYEKIARFVTLILVRAKK, encoded by the exons ATGGCTCAATCGAAACCGTTGAACGATGTGTTCAGCTACCTTTCCTGGGTGCATGCAGCTTCAGGAGCAACG GGAAGTGTGGTTGCTATGTCGGCCTTTTATCCGCTGGATACCGTGCGCTCCAGACTGCAGT TGGAAGCGCCGGAACGGCGAAAGGCGCAAAGCACCTGGGCTATCCTGAAGCAGCTGGTAGCGGAAGAGGGCTTCCAAACGTTGTACCGTGGCATCGGCCCGGTGCTGCAGAGTCTGTGCATCTCAAACTTCGTCTACTTTTACACGTTTCACAGTCTTAAGGCGATCCGGGGTGCTGCCAACGGAGGCAGTCAATCGGCACTGGCTGATCTGGTGCTCGGCTCGCTGGCCGGTGTCGTCAATGTGTTCATGACAACCCCCTTCTGGGTGGTAAATACGCGGCTAAAAATGAAGGGCTTGAACCATCGCGTTAAGGACAACACGATGCATTACGATAATTTGCTGGACGGATTGATTTACATTTGGCGTACGGAAGGAGTCAAAGGTTTGTGGGCCGGTTCGGTTCCGTCCTTGCTGCTGGTGATTAATCCTGCCATTCAGTTTATGGTGTACGAATCGCTGAAGCGTCGGCTGGTCCCGGATGTGAAGTTAGCCTCCAGTGCTTCGTACTTCGCTATGGGAGCGGTGGCCAAAGCGATAGCCACTGTGCTCACCTACCCGTTGCAGCtgatacaaaccaaattgcGGCATGGTAATACGGATAAAAATATGGATGTTCCTCCGGATACGGATATGATTCAGTTGCTATTGATTATCCTCAAAAAGCAGGGAGCTGCCGGTTTGTTCCGTGGCCTGGAAGCGAAGTTATTGCAGACGGTACTGACGGCAGCGCTTATGTTCATGACATATGAGAAGATCGCTCGTTTCGTGACGTTAATTCTGGTGAGAGCTAAGAAGTGA